In the Microplitis mediator isolate UGA2020A chromosome 5, iyMicMedi2.1, whole genome shotgun sequence genome, GATACGTTTATGAGAGTTagaagtcattgaatatttttaaaaagtggggggtaTTGTCTGAGAACCTTCTTAAGATTTGACATAATATCGAATGTAATTTACTGTATACCGTAAACAAACAATCTTATTTCAAATCCTTggcaaattaataaaatacacagtattaattaaattcaataattattattttttaaaataatatttttaaataaactaatgGAGAAAAATCATAAGTATTAGcatgattattttgtgttttctgttgttgttgttgttgatgttACAGTAGGTacaatgtaatatatattcaaatgtATAACTTTCACACTGCTTCTACCGGTtcaataaaattctaaatatttattttctatagattatgtattattgattttaaatcttacattatgattatttaaaaattaaaaaagaaaaacatgtTTAtccataataattttcaaattaaatacacagtaatttaactttttcaatccaatcaatataaaaatatttgtcataaaaataaaattcaatgaaagcttttgtcaaattaataataaaatttttttaaattaatcaatacaCGAGTCAAtgacttaaaaatatattttatattttaataaattagtcTAAATATTATAACTGGATAACTATGGAAAAAATGCctgtcactttttttttctactattgATCAAATTTACTTACTTGAAATTGTAAATCAAAATACGCAAGTATTTGCagcgattaaaataaaaaatttaaaaaatgttttttttttaaactactcaatagtacactgtaaaaaatttgcgaagTGAACGCAGATTCAAtacggagtgaatgcggattgaatGTAAAGCggatgactatttatttatttatttaattttctcggagtgaaatttacttcgAAGGGAAGTTTATTTGAATACTGAAACTCCGGTTTGAAGTGAAATCAACTCCTAAAGAGAAAttgtttcaatattaaaactctAAATCGGAGTAAATCGGAAtattagcggagtgattttctttttaactcTGGAACTCTGAgtaccggagtgaattcggattcaaataaaattcgtaatcaCTTCGACGAATTCACTTCGAATTATTTACAGTGtatctttgaaaaatttaaacgacacattttttttttttttaatgaagtaACAgccaaaagttttaaattcaccgataaagattttaaatctcaaatggaaaaaaattctgtaatttttaGAACCGTCATAGagggctaaaaatttttaattattaattttcaaaaattataattcttcTCCGAATTTACTATGCAaagaatacaataaaaaatgatttttaaatttgataatttttagtaCTTTACTGGCTTGAGactctaatatatttttttttaattttttaaagaagcAGACAATGGTTACAAAAACAAAGTAAAGgttttttctcaataaaattaattaatattattataaatgataagataataataaacatttcacaatttttcaatataggaGACTATATCagcttgtttaaaaaatatatattacagaGTAGTGTAAATATATTACAGCAAATTTCGTAATTGTATCGAACTAGAAAAgtacaaatgaaaaattattaaatttaaaaaaaattttttatcagtggCTTGCATAAAGTAAACTCCTTATTACgttcagaaaaaatgtttcttataaatttttttattcgtgtgaattttttaaaattttatgaaataatttcggagaaaaatttgtttaaatttttcattatcgcACTTAACACTTGCATATGTCGATCTAAAATTTTACagtcatataaatttataatagttttttacaatgaatccttaataaaattttttttttacgaacagtaattttttttcaaatttttgctaagtaatttttacaaaaagttatctagttaattaaaagcaactaaaaaaaaaaaaaaatttttttttacattgattggaaactttgtaaaataaaaataaaagaaaaacaaaaaattggaCGACAACTGCTGTAGTAAATGATTGAGcagtgatttaaaataatcaaaattcaattaaaaattttcaaatattcccaattgaaataattataaaatttataaatatcaataataatatcaatattaaaagaaatattaatattatcatattaaatttcatttaaaatttttgacttgcgtttttttattttttaaaaaatcgcctctcgataaaattatttctgtagtACAGAAACCTTTTCATTACATACCAAACCATGTAATATTTGTACATACTTATAAATCTGATGATAAAGTGAATGGTTATAATCGTATTAAAATAACGCATAACAACATTCACTtacaacatcaaaaatatactattgcaaaagttttattatttattattattttgtcagCATAAACGCcttatttataaatcaaaCCACCagtaagataattattatctacCCTCAAAGgtatcattattataactgttattattttattatgattattaccattaataattcactctcacacatttatttattttcattttaaaatgacTTTCTCAaagaatatcaataataattaaaaagatcCGATACGCGAGTTTATATTTAACTGCAATGTCAATGAAAAAAAGACATCGtgtaatttacattttaaattggtCAGAagctttactttattttatttaatttaattattttctttttttttcattttattattaggtAACTCTTAATATATATCTGGTATTACCATCAATATcaagattaataataatatatattaaattctataaaaacaTTACTTTTTAACATGACATAAGCAAATCACAATGACTTTTCATCatacaataattattcacGTATCGGATCttagattatttataattattaatattaatattaattattattattatattattgtgtatttaatatttaattaataatatataatttataaattttaaatatcaattaaaaatgcattagttattaattatcaatttattattacactcTGCtacgtgattttttttcagacgaACCCTCAGTTGATGTCACCCCGGTAGTACCAGCAGCCAATCGCTTTCCACGTCTTGTTGAATTATTACTGCTCGTCTCGACAGTTTGTGTTGACCCTTAAAACCCGAATATCAACTATTCGTCccttgcttttttttttttttttaatttaattattacgtaatttaattttaattattttttatccgaaataattactaattttattaattattactattaatttttttttaattttaaatcaactaTCAAATTAACGAACAATTTTATACTCccgaaaatatatatttagttagttaaagtttttgaaaattaataaataaaataatgatgtaatttaaaaacatcaCTCACCACGTAATTTCGTTCTTGACGTTGAGCTTGGATTTGACGGAGGAggttttgttgtttttttcgCTTCAGCTTTTTTGACATCAGTATTAATGGCACGTTTACCAGCACCAGTATTGGCATCAGCACTGACACCAGTTCCACTACTGGCATTTGTGTTTCCGGAATTCGTCGTATTGTCATTAACGGAATCTATTTTATTACCACGATTTAAAATTCGCTTAGAACGACTTGATACATTAGCTACTGATTTAGCGATAGCCAGTGCTTTGTTATTTGCCGCTGGACGTTTTTTAACACGGTTTGATTTAGGTGTTGTGGTAGTTGTCGTTGCTGTAGCtgttgttgattttttttctggcTCTTCATCACTGCTATCATCTTCCGAGGAGGATGAGGAAGACGACGATGAACTTGATGATTCACGTTTTGACCTTTTACGTTGACGTTGTTTTGGGTTACTTGATCCTTTTCTCCTCTTCAATTGTGATTCGTCTTTATACAGCGACAAGTccactaaaatattatatttttatcagtaaatatatgttatttattcattaattttttaaataataataataacttacaTCCATCAGGATGTTCTTCCGTTACACTAGGTTTTTCAGAAACACCAGCCTCAACATCAATAGCAcgttttaatatattttccgtacgcaataattcaaatttagttaattgatatttatttttgtcaactttgttcaaatttaaattcgtcAGGATACAATCGAAAtctataaacaaaaaataaattattaaaatatgttaatatttattaataaatatatcacttCATTAATTCTAAAcggacatatttttatatgcccttttggttttaatcACTAAGTTTGAAGtgaaaagggcgtataattttttaaacttcccgctataaaaatagataattttcaaaaaaagggaagttataggtttcagtccgattttcgaaattcaAGCTTTCATCATCAGATCTTGaagtttcgaggtcctagaaagctatCTTGACTATTTCCGGATGGACTTCCGGTCGTGtctgtaaactttttttgtccgatgatatctttggaacaaaTCAagcgttcttggtggcaatcaaaAGGTTTTATTAAGACTTACACCTGAATATATTTTGGAGTCAATCAGTCgagtagtttacaagttatacgaaaaataaaaaataaccaaaaaaatttctaggttTTTGTTGCATATCTCGTAAATCGCTCAACCCATTTCTTTCAAAGTTCGAACGAGTCTCAGGCAACAAGCTCTTCCGATTACTCAGAGCACGTGCAAATTGTTCGATTTTTTCCAAAGATATCGCcggacaaaaattactttttttcagtaaaatgaatgttttttttcggCCCCATGGTTTTTTTACCTCGTAGCGCTTAAAGttactaataatattttcgagttccttgagctcgaaaatagcagGAAATTCTAGGTTTGGCCCACAAGGTCAATCGTTTttcagattatttttttattgctaataatattgtagacttattacaaaactgaattttttttttttttcgatttttagcaataaaataaatttacaaaacgattggcaatgggaaaaaaattgtaagccCTTTGGGTTTTAGGGAGTTTCCGAAACCAAAAGGACAAAAATATAAGTccttttaaaattagtaacgcgatatcAAGTTTGTCAATTACCagtaaaatcataaaaatcagGTGAATAAATTTCTCCATTATTTTTATCCTGGGAAAGCCAGCGTATGCGAATACGTCGGCTAGACttgtaaatattttgcattGCTTGACATACATAAAAACTACCTTCAGCATTACGTACTGCTAAGAATTcattccttgaaaaaaaaataaaataattaataaaaaaaaattattacacatatttaaaaattaataaataaatacgtacTTGTAAAATACGATGAGTTTATCATCAGGATTTTTATTAGCAGGCGTTTTATTAAGAGTCTGTTTAACAATCAATGCTATTTCCGGTAAAGGACTCTGATAAGGTTGAGTCTGAACCCGATTTCTTTTAGGTTTGCTACCACTTTCAGCAGCTGGactttttaaatcttttaattcACGGGATTTACGTTTTGGAGTTCGTACaggtgaattaattttttgttcagcTTTAGTCATTGTTGTTGTCGGTGAACTTGTTTCATTAGCTGTTGCTTTTGTTGGTGTTGTGGGTAATTTTTTAGTACTACCACTAGCGTCAACTTTAGGCTGCGTATCATCTATTTTTTGCGCTGGAGATACTTTATTTTGTGTTGACGTTAACGTCGATGACGATGAATTATCAGCTTCTTTTGTGCCATTATTAACAGGAATTTTCTTTTCCTCAGTTTTCTGTGTCATATTTACTgctgctaaaaaaatataaataaaataaaataaaaccgacaattaattaaatcaataattaataaaataagtcaACACATACCAGAATTTTCAGTAAATGTTGATGGTTGTGGATCAGATTTTACGTCATCTTGACTTTCAGTTGATGAACTTTGAGgacttatattattatttctattagcCTCTTGATTTTGTTTAGATTGTAAATTAGATTCATCAGCACCAGCTGTCACTCCTGTTTTATTGACACTATTCTCCAATCCATTTTGTACAGATTTACTATCTGTTGATTCACTAATTTCTCTTTCAGTATTAGCATTAATATTACTAGATGCTGCTGCTGTAGCTGCTGAGGCTGGTGTTGATGTCGATTGATTATAAGGTGTTGGATAAACTTGTGACCTGTGATCCTGTACCAAACTAAGAGGTTGGCTTGCGGGTTGGAGTGTAACGTAACTCAAATTAGTGCCACTCAATGGTTTCATTGAACCAGGATCACCACCTGGCATTACTTTTTGTGCCATAACATTCATCGGTAGCATCGAGTGTCCCGATGATGGTGGTGTTGATCCTACTCCTGGCATTGTTGATGTACTCATACCCTCAGTGTGCCTTTTTTTAGGCACTACTTCTAAAACCACaagtacaaataatttattatttgttaacctaaaaattgtaaaattgattttaacataaattaaatttatctaattgACTAATACTAGAaacgagttataaaattattattattattattattattataaatattcaaagtatgaaaaattaagtgGTAAAATAATGAACCAGGAACGTATGATATTACcgataaagttaaataattataagtatttaataGGTAAAGATAACAATCAAAGTGTTATGAAATGACCACGACATTGGCGGCGGGAAGCAGAGGTGGCAGAGTAGAGTAAACATAAACatgaatcatatattttttaccatgtaaaaaataaatatattgatattaataaataaatatttaaaaaaataatgtaaataaaaataaatatgagatAGTATTTGTTATCAATAATGATTTGTTaccttttataaaaaatagtttttaaaaaaatataagcgTAGGTGAATGATGTTAATGTTATATGATGATGTTGCTTCGTAGTTGTTGGCTACGATCTAGCGCCACGGTTAACTCATCTTCTacgtaaagaaaaattttcccgcgTATAATTCCCGCTTAGCAGCTACCATATAATGAGGTTACTGCGatacattattaataaataacaattaattatatttaaacacTATTgtggtaataattaatatatataatatggcaatacgcgttttattaatatGATTTGTTATAGATTAACAACTACTCTTAATGCACGAAAAACACAGACAGGAATGCCAGGACGTTAGATGGCGTCGGTTATCAGACGCCGTACGTAACGCGATTCGTTTTATGCTGCGACTAATTgcgtataaatattttcattggtTATCATTCGTCATTTTATACGGTTTTTATTGGACGACTGTTATTCATCATTCGACCAATCGTGTGTTAGATACAGATGAATTTCGTTCAGGGataccaaatttaaaaatttccatttgcgCGCGCAACATTGAGCGCGggattatttgaatttttgtagtAAATTACATTGTGCTTTGGTTACAATTATCCATGATTTTAAaatgcaattaaaaataattacagttGAGTCTGAACTTAACTGTTTTGCTGACGATACCAAGATATACAGGGTGATCAGGAACATTGATGATACTTACGCACAAAATGATCTAGACAATCTAGTTAAATGGTGTAGAAGGAAAAACTTAGTCTTAAATATAAAGAAGTGTAGTGTGATGGTGTTCCACAGGGGTGTTGATGCTAAATTTGTCGACAACTAtcacataaataatattcaactGGAAAgattgacggaaaataaagaTCTAGGAATCATGATTGATGATAAGTTGAATTTCAATAAACATATTGATTTTGTGATAAGGAAAGCTAAAAAAACCCTGGGATGTATCACCAGGATTAGTAAGGACTTCGAACAGATCACAACACTAGTACAGCTTTATAACACATTGGTAAGGCCTACATTAGAATATGGGTCAGTTATTTGGTCACCACAATATGCGGTTCATGTTCAGAGACTGGAGGCGGTTCAACTTAGTTTTATTAGACACATAAAATATCTGTGGAAACGGAAAGGCATCATTCTCACGACGAAAGAGACGAGGTGTAGATTGAAAATTATGACTCTTGAAAA is a window encoding:
- the LOC130667887 gene encoding probable serine/threonine-protein kinase dyrk2 isoform X2, with the protein product MSTSTMPGVGSTPPSSGHSMLPMNVMAQKVMPGGDPGSMKPLSGTNLSYVTLQPASQPLSLVQDHRSQVYPTPYNQSTSTPASAATAAASSNINANTEREISESTDSKSVQNGLENSVNKTGVTAGADESNLQSKQNQEANRNNNISPQSSSTESQDDVKSDPQPSTFTENSAVNMTQKTEEKKIPVNNGTKEADNSSSSTLTSTQNKVSPAQKIDDTQPKVDASGSTKKLPTTPTKATANETSSPTTTMTKAEQKINSPVRTPKRKSRELKDLKSPAAESGSKPKRNRVQTQPYQSPLPEIALIVKQTLNKTPANKNPDDKLIVFYKNEFLAVRNAEGSFYVCQAMQNIYKSSRRIRIRWLSQDKNNGEIYSPDFYDFTDFDCILTNLNLNKVDKNKYQLTKFELLRTENILKRAIDVEAGVSEKPSVTEEHPDGLDLSLYKDESQLKRRKGSSNPKQRQRKRSKRESSSSSSSSSSSSEDDSSDEEPEKKSTTATATTTTTTPKSNRVKKRPAANNKALAIAKSVANVSSRSKRILNRGNKIDSVNDNTTNSGNTNASSGTGVSADANTGAGKRAINTDVKKAEAKKTTKPPPSNPSSTSRTKLRGSTQTVETSSNNSTRRGKRLAAGTTGVTSTEGSSEKKSRSRV
- the LOC130667887 gene encoding probable serine/threonine-protein kinase dyrk2 isoform X1 translates to MSTSTMPGVGSTPPSSGHSMLPMNVMAQKVMPGGDPGSMKPLSGTNLSYVTLQPASQPLSLVQDHRSQVYPTPYNQSTSTPASAATAAASSNINANTEREISESTDSKSVQNGLENSVNKTGVTAGADESNLQSKQNQEANRNNNISPQSSSTESQDDVKSDPQPSTFTENSAAVNMTQKTEEKKIPVNNGTKEADNSSSSTLTSTQNKVSPAQKIDDTQPKVDASGSTKKLPTTPTKATANETSSPTTTMTKAEQKINSPVRTPKRKSRELKDLKSPAAESGSKPKRNRVQTQPYQSPLPEIALIVKQTLNKTPANKNPDDKLIVFYKNEFLAVRNAEGSFYVCQAMQNIYKSSRRIRIRWLSQDKNNGEIYSPDFYDFTDFDCILTNLNLNKVDKNKYQLTKFELLRTENILKRAIDVEAGVSEKPSVTEEHPDGLDLSLYKDESQLKRRKGSSNPKQRQRKRSKRESSSSSSSSSSSSEDDSSDEEPEKKSTTATATTTTTTPKSNRVKKRPAANNKALAIAKSVANVSSRSKRILNRGNKIDSVNDNTTNSGNTNASSGTGVSADANTGAGKRAINTDVKKAEAKKTTKPPPSNPSSTSRTKLRGSTQTVETSSNNSTRRGKRLAAGTTGVTSTEGSSEKKSRSRV
- the LOC130667887 gene encoding mucin-2-like isoform X3 gives rise to the protein MSTSTMPGVGSTPPSSGHSMLPMNVMAQKVMPGGDPGSMKPLSGTNLSYVTLQPASQPLSLVQDHRSQVYPTPYNQSTSTPASAATAAASSNINANTEREISESTDSKSVQNGLENSVNKTGVTAGADESNLQSKQNQEANRNNNISPQSSSTESQDDVKSDPQPSTFTENSAAVNMTQKTEEKKIPVNNGTKEADNSSSSTLTSTQNKVSPAQKIDDTQPKVDASGSTKKLPTTPTKATANETSSPTTTMTKAEQKINSPVRTPKRKSRELKDLKSPAAESGSKPKRNRVQTQPYQSPLPEIALIVKQTLNKTPANKNPDDKLIVFYKNEFLAVRNAEGSFYVCQAMQNIYKSSRRIRIRWLSQDKNNGEIYSPDFYDFTDFDCILTNLNLNKVDKNKYQLTKFELLRTENILKRAIDVEAGVSEKPSVTEEHPDGLDLSLYKDESQLKRRKGSSNPKQRQRKRSKRESSSSSSSSSSSSEDDSSDEEPEKKSTTATATTTTTTPKSNRVKKRPAANNKALAIAKSVANVSSRSKRILNRGNKIDSVNDNTTNSGNTNASSGTGVSADANTGAGKRAINTDVKKAEAKKTTKPPPSNPSSTSRTKLRARDE